In Deinococcus sp. HSC-46F16, the following are encoded in one genomic region:
- a CDS encoding N-acetylmuramoyl-L-alanine amidase, with protein MAGLAGAQIAFSRLNLAGQQVQSVNLYGAEYASQSVLGRVVRISREGQVIRVEGYGHVLLFPLDEDPQRAATDFNTVQLDTTRVKARTATLLNGNLYLPLDTLARGLGAEYRAGNFRVIPARLQGVSSRAGASSDRLVLDLTRDVSFSDELRGTTVTVTLEDVQGEARRYTTRGAFVPRAQVARDGEDLRLSFTLPPGSGYRVYRVVRPGGARLVVDAGPGIPYTSPALLERISRPLIVLDPARVEGLGRDVTLDVARRAAELLSQAGWQVRLTRDGQSALGLNQKLALARRSDVYLALDLGRFPGTDRGGVTVYEPTGRATAQIVEAVRSGGKAPYIDLAIGGSGGTKRLSELLRGELKGGGVTAQAETVSRTLTLGEAPQAALLLELGWVGNEDDRADLASSGHLRAMSVAVARSVATYLTARAANAGRTVSATPATDTQASSAAGAGQ; from the coding sequence ATGGCGGGGCTGGCGGGGGCACAGATCGCCTTTTCGCGCCTGAACCTCGCCGGGCAGCAGGTCCAGAGTGTGAACCTCTACGGGGCCGAGTACGCCAGCCAGAGCGTGCTCGGCCGGGTGGTCCGCATCAGCCGCGAGGGCCAGGTTATCCGGGTGGAGGGCTACGGGCACGTCCTGCTGTTCCCCCTCGACGAGGACCCGCAGCGGGCCGCCACCGATTTCAACACCGTGCAGCTCGACACCACGCGCGTCAAGGCCCGAACCGCCACCCTGCTCAACGGCAACCTCTACCTGCCGCTGGACACGCTGGCGCGGGGCCTGGGAGCGGAGTACCGCGCCGGAAACTTCCGGGTGATTCCGGCCCGCCTTCAGGGCGTGAGCAGCCGCGCGGGGGCCAGCAGCGACCGTCTGGTGCTCGACCTCACCCGCGACGTGAGCTTCAGCGACGAGCTGCGCGGCACCACCGTCACCGTGACGCTGGAGGACGTGCAGGGCGAGGCGCGGCGCTACACCACGCGCGGGGCCTTCGTGCCACGGGCGCAGGTGGCCCGCGATGGGGAAGACCTGAGGCTCAGCTTCACCCTGCCGCCCGGCAGCGGCTACCGGGTCTACCGGGTGGTGCGGCCCGGCGGGGCACGGCTCGTCGTGGACGCGGGACCGGGGATTCCCTACACCAGCCCGGCGCTGCTGGAACGCATCTCGCGCCCGCTGATCGTGCTGGACCCCGCCCGCGTGGAGGGGCTGGGGCGCGACGTGACCCTGGATGTGGCCCGCCGCGCGGCCGAGTTGCTGAGCCAGGCGGGGTGGCAGGTGCGCCTGACCCGCGACGGCCAGAGTGCCCTGGGCCTGAACCAGAAGCTCGCGCTGGCGCGGCGCAGCGACGTGTATCTGGCGCTGGACCTCGGCCGTTTCCCCGGCACCGACCGGGGCGGCGTGACGGTCTACGAGCCGACCGGCCGCGCGACCGCGCAGATCGTGGAGGCCGTGCGCTCGGGCGGCAAGGCCCCCTACATCGATCTCGCCATTGGGGGGTCGGGGGGCACCAAGCGCCTCAGCGAGCTGCTGCGGGGCGAACTCAAGGGCGGCGGCGTGACCGCGCAGGCCGAGACGGTCAGCCGCACGCTCACGCTGGGCGAGGCGCCGCAGGCCGCGCTGCTGCTGGAACTGGGCTGGGTGGGCAATGAGGATGACCGCGCCGATCTCGCCTCGTCGGGGCACCTGCGGGCGATGTCGGTGGCGGTGGCCCGCTCGGTGGCGACCTACCTCACCGCCCGGGCCGCGAATGCCGGGCGCACGGTGTCGGCCACACCCGCCACGGACACCCAGGCCAGCAGCGCGGCAGGAGCGGGCCAGTGA
- a CDS encoding NUDIX domain-containing protein translates to MTERGSWEGRPTVLTWLPGYQPSSGEAVTQISGVCLTEEGRVVLVSENGETWSLPGGHPEAGEDWEATLRREGQEEACAEVLACRLLGAVRVEGLTPEPYFQLRYQARVRLDVFTPVFEMRHRVAVSPTEVTRLLLWAAGPIGRALLADALAQDVP, encoded by the coding sequence GTGACCGAGCGCGGAAGCTGGGAGGGCCGCCCCACCGTGCTGACGTGGCTGCCGGGTTATCAGCCTTCCTCTGGTGAAGCAGTCACACAGATCAGCGGCGTCTGCCTGACCGAGGAGGGCCGCGTGGTGCTGGTGTCCGAGAACGGCGAAACGTGGAGTCTGCCCGGCGGCCACCCGGAAGCCGGGGAGGACTGGGAGGCGACACTGCGGCGTGAGGGTCAGGAAGAAGCCTGCGCGGAAGTGCTGGCCTGCCGCCTGCTGGGAGCCGTGCGGGTGGAGGGGCTGACGCCGGAGCCGTACTTCCAGTTGCGCTACCAGGCGCGGGTGCGGCTGGACGTCTTCACCCCCGTATTCGAGATGCGCCACCGGGTCGCCGTCTCCCCCACCGAGGTCACCCGGCTTCTGCTGTGGGCAGCGGGGCCAATTGGACGGGCACTGCTGGCCGACGCGCTGGCGCAGGATGTTCCGTGA
- a CDS encoding orotate phosphoribosyltransferase — MTADLPRLLGERGALRPGHTAFRNGLHADGWIEKGEIVRDPATLDGVAAVQAASLRAAFPEATLLVGAPACGAVLASFVARHLGLPVAYVLTGERPGWHRMHVPTPGERLVYVDDLICTGTDARAVLTFLRGEGHTALGVSAWLSRTGLEGERLVTLTGAPFQTFPAAECPLCAAGEGLIWRDVRE; from the coding sequence GTGACGGCTGACCTCCCCCGGCTGCTGGGAGAACGCGGCGCTCTACGCCCCGGCCACACCGCCTTTCGCAATGGCCTGCATGCGGACGGCTGGATAGAGAAGGGGGAGATCGTCCGCGATCCGGCCACATTGGACGGGGTGGCAGCGGTGCAGGCGGCCTCGCTGCGGGCCGCGTTTCCCGAGGCGACCCTGCTGGTGGGGGCGCCCGCGTGCGGGGCGGTGCTGGCTTCCTTCGTGGCGCGGCACCTGGGCCTGCCTGTCGCCTACGTCCTGACGGGCGAGCGACCGGGCTGGCACCGGATGCACGTCCCCACGCCCGGTGAGCGGCTGGTGTACGTGGACGACCTGATCTGCACCGGGACGGACGCCCGCGCGGTCCTGACATTTCTGCGAGGTGAGGGGCACACGGCCCTCGGCGTGAGCGCGTGGCTCAGCAGAACGGGGCTGGAAGGCGAACGGCTGGTGACGCTGACGGGAGCGCCCTTTCAGACCTTCCCGGCGGCGGAGTGCCCGCTGTGTGCGGCAGGGGAAGGGCTGATCTGGCGGGACGTGCGGGAGTAG
- a CDS encoding exonuclease SbcCD subunit D, with product MRVLHTADFHAGRNLRGFDRTPEIHGALTEIAELARSERADVVLVSGDLFDTVNPSAEAEAAVFDFFLRLRDANIPAVAIAGNHDSAARLHSLAGLLGWVGVQLVAQPTANPLDMIRTVVTRGGETLTVGALPFLSERRLVKAADVLGGDVGAWRQKYREGMGFFLRRLAEGFRPGSVNMLMAHATMDGAVPSGSERTMQFDLLNAYTLSPLQLPAAAQYVALGHVHKPQQNSEMPLAHYPGSVIQLDFGEGGEKKQVNLVEVEPGRPARVIPIPLASGRELRTVRVTLDNVDARLAALEGFPGLVKVVVRAPSGTALPGLKDRVLRRLPNTLAVELDAVQEDLALPERRREGLSLMDLYERFHQERRGELPIDLRDAFREADEAARGEEEGVVA from the coding sequence ATGCGCGTACTTCACACCGCCGATTTCCATGCCGGGCGGAATCTGAGGGGCTTTGACCGGACGCCCGAGATTCATGGGGCACTGACCGAGATCGCGGAGCTGGCCCGCAGCGAACGGGCCGACGTGGTGCTGGTGTCGGGCGACCTCTTCGATACGGTCAACCCCTCGGCCGAGGCGGAGGCGGCGGTCTTCGACTTCTTCCTGCGGCTGCGCGACGCAAACATTCCGGCGGTCGCCATCGCGGGGAACCACGACAGCGCGGCCCGGCTTCACAGCCTCGCCGGGCTGCTGGGGTGGGTGGGCGTGCAGCTCGTGGCGCAGCCCACCGCCAATCCCCTCGACATGATCCGCACCGTAGTCACGCGCGGCGGCGAGACGCTGACGGTGGGAGCGCTGCCTTTTCTGTCCGAGCGGCGGCTCGTCAAGGCGGCAGACGTGCTCGGCGGCGACGTGGGCGCGTGGCGGCAGAAGTACCGCGAGGGCATGGGCTTTTTCCTGCGGCGGCTGGCGGAGGGATTCCGGCCGGGCAGCGTGAATATGCTGATGGCGCACGCCACGATGGACGGGGCGGTGCCCAGCGGCTCCGAGCGCACCATGCAGTTCGACCTGCTCAACGCCTACACGCTCTCGCCGCTGCAACTTCCGGCGGCCGCGCAGTACGTGGCGCTGGGGCACGTCCACAAGCCGCAGCAGAACTCGGAGATGCCGCTCGCGCACTACCCCGGCTCAGTAATTCAGCTCGACTTCGGGGAGGGCGGCGAGAAAAAGCAGGTCAATCTGGTGGAAGTCGAGCCGGGTCGCCCCGCCCGCGTCATCCCGATTCCGCTTGCCAGCGGGCGCGAGTTGCGGACCGTGCGGGTCACGCTGGACAACGTAGACGCGCGGCTGGCGGCGCTGGAGGGCTTTCCCGGCCTCGTCAAGGTGGTTGTGCGGGCACCCTCGGGCACCGCGTTGCCGGGCCTCAAGGACCGGGTGCTGCGGCGACTGCCCAACACGCTGGCGGTGGAGCTGGACGCCGTGCAGGAGGACCTCGCCCTCCCCGAGCGGCGGCGCGAGGGGCTGAGTCTGATGGACCTGTACGAGCGCTTCCATCAGGAGCGGCGTGGAGAGCTGCCGATTGATTTGCGCGACGCCTTCCGCGAGGCGGACGAGGCCGCGCGGGGCGAGGAAGAAGGGGTGGTGGCGTGA
- a CDS encoding GerMN domain-containing protein, giving the protein MKRLFSLFNVVSLALLGAAAYAYTEVQRPPETPEAPKLQLQERQSKPVKVYFSDAQVQTMKPETRTVQVTHDTPSATAQAALRAWANGPQTQGSLPVVPKGSPAPNVWLRGTHVYVDLPESYQRLRYGTSGERMLLCSLTRTLLEVGGQDVTFLVGGKNVETLWHLDLREPYRAQDCTDQ; this is encoded by the coding sequence GTGAAGCGCCTCTTTTCCCTCTTTAACGTGGTGAGCCTGGCCCTGCTGGGGGCGGCGGCCTACGCCTACACCGAAGTGCAGCGGCCCCCCGAGACGCCCGAGGCGCCCAAGCTCCAGCTTCAGGAGCGGCAGTCCAAGCCGGTCAAGGTCTACTTCAGCGACGCGCAGGTTCAGACCATGAAGCCCGAGACCCGCACCGTGCAGGTGACCCATGACACGCCCTCGGCCACGGCGCAGGCGGCGCTGCGGGCCTGGGCGAACGGGCCGCAGACGCAGGGCTCGCTCCCGGTCGTGCCCAAGGGCAGCCCCGCGCCGAACGTGTGGCTGCGCGGCACCCACGTCTACGTGGACCTCCCAGAGAGCTACCAGCGGCTGCGCTACGGCACCAGCGGCGAGCGGATGCTGCTGTGCAGCCTGACCCGCACCCTGCTGGAGGTGGGCGGGCAGGACGTGACCTTCCTGGTCGGGGGCAAGAACGTCGAAACCCTGTGGCACCTCGACCTGCGCGAGCCGTACCGCGCCCAGGACTGCACCGACCAGTGA
- a CDS encoding AAA family ATPase: MRPLALELQGFTAFRQHTALDFSDLELFALVGPTGSGKSSLLDAMTFALYGTTPRLGATGLDALISQGERGLSVSLTFEVGDETYRVARSKGRRQAENEVRLERREGDRWVNLSDGGTRAVGERIARVVGLDFKTFARSVLLPQGEFSRLLHGTGRERQALLGELMGLEHVKAMHGFAGDRAKGLKHQLGSLHALLEGEYADVTVETVKGLRAEREAVSAEAERLTDTRERLQGQVNRLRALEGVWREREDTARRLDVLEARAGQVREGAERAARARRVAGVLPLLDAAERARIAAEREESERHRAASAEAAARQAVDSAQAGLEAAALAEQRIPDLEAKADTLREAEADAARLRRAGGTPQSTHASPLPWDEDAFLAAREGAQKLDKLRQERVQLEAQKTALESSRERQRAELAQHDALTGEQARTKREGQQAKAELDRAQAELEAARAQAGLAAYRSHLHLGEPCPLCEGVVETLPPPAAHNLAALETRVAALTADLEGRRLRYKEIGLELASLKKSTEERAAELRDWESQLTQREADLRVLESHVTGDPADTAARLVAGLAARVRQAGADPARERQRLLAEIKTVRARLTEAQATLARAESAHAAAAATLRSAAAAAAGRTREAGEASAALTSALAELRLDAAQARAAALPEAEITALEEAARTHTAQVGQLRAQLAELERQLGLEPFDPANLRQAERDLTATDAALTTARERAGSLAEQERVARERLERKAEIERQAGEVAGQLDTWQTLTNTLKANEFQSYLLSEVEAQLLTGAGTLLYDISDGRYRLALENGEYVVQDLWNAGETRGVKTLSGGETFLASLSLAIALSDYLAGNKVLGALFLDEGFGTLDPQALEAVAGALENLRTQGRMVGVVTHVESLSERLPSRLLVTKSVAGSSVQRLDG; encoded by the coding sequence GTGAGGCCCCTCGCCCTAGAGCTTCAGGGCTTCACCGCCTTTCGGCAGCACACCGCGCTGGACTTTTCCGACCTCGAACTCTTCGCACTGGTCGGGCCGACGGGGAGCGGCAAGTCCAGCCTCCTGGACGCGATGACCTTCGCCCTGTACGGCACCACGCCCCGGCTGGGGGCGACGGGCCTGGACGCGCTGATCTCGCAGGGGGAGCGGGGGCTGTCGGTGAGCCTCACCTTTGAGGTCGGGGACGAGACCTACCGGGTCGCCCGCTCCAAGGGGCGGCGTCAGGCCGAGAACGAGGTGCGGCTGGAGCGCCGGGAGGGAGACCGCTGGGTCAACCTCAGCGATGGCGGGACGCGGGCGGTGGGCGAGCGCATCGCGCGGGTGGTGGGGCTGGATTTCAAGACCTTCGCCCGCAGCGTGCTGCTGCCACAAGGTGAGTTCTCGCGGCTCCTGCACGGCACCGGGCGCGAGCGGCAAGCCCTGCTGGGCGAGTTGATGGGCCTGGAGCATGTCAAGGCGATGCACGGCTTTGCCGGGGACCGCGCCAAGGGCCTCAAGCACCAGCTTGGCAGTCTGCACGCGCTGCTGGAGGGTGAATACGCGGACGTGACGGTGGAGACGGTCAAGGGCTTGCGGGCCGAACGCGAGGCCGTGAGCGCCGAGGCCGAGCGGCTGACCGATACGCGCGAACGCCTTCAGGGGCAGGTCAACCGTTTGCGGGCGCTGGAGGGCGTGTGGCGCGAGCGAGAGGACACCGCCCGGCGTCTGGACGTGCTGGAGGCCCGCGCGGGGCAGGTGCGGGAAGGTGCGGAGCGGGCAGCGCGGGCGCGGCGGGTGGCTGGAGTGCTGCCGCTGCTGGACGCCGCCGAACGTGCCCGCATCGCCGCCGAGCGCGAGGAGAGCGAACGGCACCGGGCCGCGAGTGCGGAAGCGGCGGCGCGGCAAGCCGTGGACTCCGCGCAGGCGGGTTTGGAGGCAGCGGCGCTGGCAGAGCAGCGCATCCCCGACCTGGAGGCGAAGGCCGACACCCTGCGCGAAGCCGAAGCCGACGCCGCCCGGTTGCGCCGCGCCGGGGGCACCCCGCAGAGCACCCACGCCTCGCCCCTGCCCTGGGACGAGGACGCGTTCCTGGCGGCCCGCGAGGGAGCGCAGAAGCTGGACAAACTGCGGCAGGAGCGGGTCCAACTGGAAGCGCAGAAGACCGCCCTGGAGTCCAGCCGCGAGCGGCAGAGGGCGGAATTGGCCCAGCACGACGCGCTGACGGGGGAACAGGCACGGACCAAGCGAGAGGGGCAGCAGGCCAAGGCCGAACTTGACCGGGCGCAGGCGGAACTGGAGGCCGCGCGGGCACAGGCGGGACTCGCTGCCTACCGCTCGCACCTGCACCTCGGGGAGCCGTGCCCGCTGTGCGAGGGGGTGGTGGAGACCCTTCCGCCGCCCGCCGCGCACAACCTCGCGGCGCTGGAAACCCGCGTAGCGGCCCTGACCGCCGACCTCGAAGGCCGCCGATTGCGTTACAAGGAGATCGGGCTGGAACTCGCCAGCCTGAAGAAGTCCACCGAGGAGCGGGCTGCCGAACTGCGTGACTGGGAATCTCAGCTCACCCAACGCGAGGCCGACCTGCGGGTGCTAGAGAGTCACGTGACGGGCGACCCCGCCGACACCGCCGCGCGGCTCGTCGCGGGACTGGCGGCGCGGGTACGGCAGGCCGGGGCCGACCCCGCCCGCGAACGGCAACGGCTGCTGGCCGAGATCAAGACCGTGCGGGCACGTCTGACCGAGGCTCAGGCCACCCTGGCCCGTGCCGAGAGCGCCCACGCGGCGGCGGCGGCGACCCTGCGCTCGGCGGCGGCGGCGGCGGCGGGCCGTACCCGAGAGGCGGGGGAGGCGAGTGCCGCGCTGACCTCGGCTCTGGCAGAACTGCGGCTGGACGCGGCCCAGGCCCGCGCCGCCGCCCTCCCCGAAGCCGAGATCACCGCGCTGGAGGAGGCCGCGCGGACCCACACCGCGCAGGTCGGGCAACTGCGGGCACAGCTCGCGGAGCTGGAGCGGCAGCTCGGGCTGGAACCCTTCGACCCGGCGAACCTGCGCCAGGCCGAGCGCGACCTCACCGCGACGGACGCCGCACTCACCACCGCCCGCGAGCGGGCCGGGAGCCTCGCCGAGCAGGAGCGGGTGGCCCGCGAGCGGCTGGAGCGCAAGGCCGAGATCGAGCGGCAGGCGGGAGAGGTCGCCGGGCAGCTCGACACCTGGCAGACCCTCACGAACACCCTCAAGGCCAACGAGTTCCAGAGCTACCTGCTGTCCGAGGTGGAGGCTCAACTGCTGACCGGGGCCGGGACGCTCCTCTACGACATCAGCGACGGCCGCTACCGCCTCGCGCTGGAAAATGGCGAGTACGTCGTGCAGGACCTCTGGAACGCGGGCGAGACGCGGGGGGTCAAGACCTTGTCGGGCGGCGAGACCTTCCTCGCCAGCCTCTCGCTCGCCATCGCCCTGAGCGACTACCTCGCCGGGAACAAGGTGCTGGGGGCGCTCTTTCTCGACGAGGGCTTCGGCACGCTCGACCCGCAGGCGCTGGAGGCGGTCGCGGGGGCGCTGGAAAACCTCCGCACCCAGGGCCGCATGGTGGGCGTGGTGACGCACGTGGAAAGCCTCTCCGAACGCCTGCCCAGCCGCCTGCTGGTCACCAAGAGCGTAGCCGGAAGCAGCGTGCAGCGGCTGGACGGGTGA
- the smpB gene encoding SsrA-binding protein SmpB, protein MPRVYTNRRAHHEYELLERFEAGIALTGSEVKSVRAGGVDFRDAFARLSGGNIELEGLYIPTYTEATYNNHEPRRARRLLLHREEIGKLKRALEQKGLTLVPTRLYQKGRVFKVELALARGKKLHDKRRAEAEKTLRRELREL, encoded by the coding sequence ATGCCCCGCGTGTACACGAACCGCCGCGCACACCACGAGTACGAACTGCTGGAGCGCTTCGAGGCGGGCATCGCCCTGACGGGCAGCGAGGTCAAGAGCGTCCGGGCGGGCGGCGTGGATTTCCGGGACGCCTTTGCCCGTCTGTCGGGTGGAAATATCGAGCTGGAGGGGTTGTACATTCCGACCTACACTGAAGCCACCTACAACAACCACGAGCCCCGCCGCGCCCGCCGGTTGCTGCTGCACCGCGAGGAGATCGGCAAGCTGAAGCGGGCGCTGGAGCAAAAGGGCCTGACCCTGGTGCCCACGCGGCTCTACCAGAAGGGCCGGGTCTTTAAGGTCGAGCTGGCCCTCGCCCGGGGCAAGAAGCTGCACGACAAGCGCCGCGCCGAGGCCGAGAAGACCCTGCGCCGGGAGCTGCGAGAACTGTGA
- a CDS encoding chromosome segregation SMC family protein, protein MLRSITLHGFKSFADRTRLEFGPGVSAVIGPNGSGKSNVVEAIRWATHGARARELRAGRGTELIFHGSGGKAPLGLAEVELELQTPEGRVNLCRRVYRDGTAEQDLGGRPARARDVQSALRGTGLGPGGLAVIGQGEVSGVVQAEGRTLLGYVQEAAGLSRAVSARLEAAARLREAGEHLDRLRLVQGERAAAVERLAQAAQDARTHRQLSGRVLTLEDALRRERQLALGREIAAARQEAESLETRSAALAGEVARGAERVEAARDAAHAARARAEAFAGALDALRAARDAHSQAERYAGHLRGEAERLEAELAALPAQAPAEPAPDLPVLEAEVTAARTRAEAAERRARTLEAELTRAQAQAARTAEAAARLDASRETLTAELDRAEGNLESALESLAAAQDRLTALTAARDEAEAAYAAQAAGLAQAQAHARHLEGELARLNAGLAPLRRERERLEAALNSYARYGEGARNALRLDHPGIVGSVADLLTVPAEYETAVTAALGRRLEQIVVHSGEDARAIIEELKRTGGRATFLPLDLLRSRPRRDGALLREAGVLGNLADLCPTDPPIVGEAILADTLIVEDLRAANRLARAYPTRPRLVTSEGELLEAGGAITGGRLRDSGSSVLADQRRFQELDAELEDAERRAVRLRAELERVEAGLVGPGTGPSFLQSARDAAVREARDAERRVTELEAQARSLTAHRDRLRERLEASAPPAAPQSTEPPADPAALEADLLTARRAAEEGRAGERTALEALALARELDAAWRAYRSAHARAADLRERLAANAAAQQTQGTHLAGAAAEVARREAALGTLDEHELARAEAEREAATQAYTSLIGEQNKVRARLEDLRLLVARREGSLEPLPDGCSPPGTPREWTAELTRVRGELERLGPVNARAEADHAAEAAELERLSAELGDAEAAAAELQAHLTGLAGAEEQATRAAFGRVNTAFREYSAELLGGQGELEPEEDASGRLAGLRLAVQPKGKRTRSMTLLSAGERTMAGLGFLFALNHAGGEGGAGGLPLAVLDEVDAPLDEANIRRFTAFLERFSARGAQFLLVTHQKATMEVAHALWGVTTDASGSSRVLSIRQGDEAPARSSAV, encoded by the coding sequence ATGCTCCGCAGCATCACCCTCCACGGCTTCAAGAGCTTTGCCGACCGCACCCGGCTGGAGTTCGGCCCCGGCGTCAGCGCGGTCATCGGGCCGAACGGCAGCGGCAAGAGCAACGTGGTGGAGGCCATTCGCTGGGCCACCCACGGGGCACGGGCGCGGGAACTGCGGGCCGGGCGCGGCACCGAGCTGATCTTCCACGGCAGCGGCGGCAAGGCTCCGCTGGGGCTGGCCGAGGTGGAGCTGGAACTCCAGACCCCCGAGGGCCGGGTCAACCTCTGCCGCCGGGTCTACCGCGACGGCACCGCCGAGCAGGACCTGGGAGGCCGCCCTGCCCGCGCCCGCGACGTCCAGTCGGCCCTGCGCGGCACCGGGCTGGGGCCGGGGGGCCTCGCCGTGATCGGGCAGGGCGAGGTCAGCGGGGTGGTGCAGGCCGAGGGCCGCACCCTGCTGGGCTACGTGCAGGAGGCTGCCGGACTGTCCCGCGCGGTGAGTGCGAGGCTGGAAGCGGCGGCCCGGCTGCGCGAGGCCGGGGAACATCTGGACCGCTTGCGGCTGGTGCAGGGGGAGCGGGCGGCGGCGGTCGAGCGGCTCGCGCAGGCTGCCCAGGACGCCCGGACCCACCGGCAGCTCAGCGGCCGCGTCCTGACCCTGGAAGACGCCCTGCGCCGCGAGCGCCAACTCGCCCTGGGACGCGAGATTGCGGCGGCCCGGCAGGAGGCGGAGTCACTGGAAACGCGCTCCGCTGCCCTCGCCGGGGAGGTCGCGCGGGGAGCCGAACGGGTGGAAGCCGCCCGCGACGCCGCCCACGCCGCCCGCGCCCGCGCCGAGGCGTTCGCCGGGGCGCTCGACGCGCTGCGGGCCGCCCGCGACGCCCATAGCCAGGCCGAACGCTACGCGGGGCACCTCCGAGGGGAGGCCGAGAGGCTGGAGGCGGAACTCGCGGCCCTGCCCGCTCAGGCTCCCGCCGAGCCCGCCCCTGACCTGCCCGTGCTGGAAGCCGAGGTCACCGCTGCCCGCACCCGTGCCGAGGCTGCCGAACGCCGCGCCCGCACCCTCGAAGCCGAGCTGACCCGCGCCCAGGCGCAGGCCGCCCGCACCGCCGAGGCCGCCGCCCGCCTGGACGCCAGCCGCGAGACGCTGACCGCCGAGCTGGACCGCGCCGAGGGCAATCTGGAGTCGGCGCTGGAATCGCTGGCCGCCGCCCAGGACCGCCTGACCGCGCTGACCGCTGCCCGCGACGAGGCTGAGGCGGCCTACGCGGCCCAGGCCGCCGGACTCGCCCAGGCCCAGGCCCACGCCCGTCACCTGGAGGGCGAACTCGCCCGCCTGAATGCTGGCCTCGCCCCCTTGCGCCGCGAGCGCGAGCGGCTGGAAGCGGCGCTGAACTCCTACGCCCGCTATGGCGAGGGCGCCCGCAACGCCCTGCGCCTCGATCACCCCGGCATCGTGGGATCGGTGGCCGATCTCCTCACCGTGCCCGCCGAGTACGAGACGGCCGTGACCGCCGCGCTGGGACGCCGTCTGGAACAGATTGTCGTCCACTCCGGCGAGGACGCCCGCGCCATCATCGAGGAACTCAAGCGGACGGGGGGCCGCGCGACCTTCCTCCCGCTCGACCTCCTGCGGTCCCGGCCCCGGCGCGACGGAGCACTGCTGCGCGAGGCAGGCGTGCTCGGCAACCTCGCGGACCTGTGCCCCACCGACCCTCCGATTGTCGGGGAGGCGATTCTGGCCGACACCCTGATCGTGGAAGACCTGCGGGCGGCCAACCGCCTCGCCCGCGCCTACCCCACCCGGCCGCGCCTTGTCACGTCGGAAGGCGAATTGCTGGAAGCCGGGGGGGCAATCACGGGCGGGCGCCTGCGCGACAGCGGGAGCAGCGTGCTGGCCGACCAGCGCCGCTTTCAGGAACTCGACGCCGAGCTGGAGGATGCCGAGCGCCGTGCCGTCCGCCTCCGGGCTGAGCTGGAACGGGTGGAGGCGGGGCTAGTGGGGCCAGGGACCGGGCCTTCCTTCCTCCAGTCGGCCCGCGACGCCGCCGTTCGGGAGGCCCGTGACGCCGAGCGCCGCGTCACTGAGCTGGAGGCGCAGGCCCGCAGCCTGACTGCTCACCGCGACCGCCTGCGCGAGCGGCTGGAGGCGTCGGCCCCACCTGCGGCTCCCCAGTCCACCGAGCCGCCCGCCGACCCTGCTGCGCTGGAAGCCGACCTCCTCACTGCCCGCCGCGCTGCCGAGGAGGGCCGTGCCGGGGAACGCACGGCGCTGGAGGCCTTAGCCCTGGCCCGCGAGCTGGACGCCGCGTGGCGGGCCTACCGCAGCGCCCACGCCCGCGCCGCCGACCTGCGGGAGCGCCTGGCCGCCAACGCCGCCGCCCAGCAGACCCAGGGCACGCACCTCGCCGGAGCCGCCGCCGAGGTCGCCCGCCGCGAGGCCGCGCTGGGAACCCTCGACGAGCATGAACTCGCCCGCGCCGAGGCCGAGCGGGAGGCCGCGACCCAGGCCTACACCTCGCTGATCGGGGAGCAGAACAAGGTCCGCGCCCGATTGGAGGATCTGCGCCTGCTCGTCGCCCGGCGCGAGGGCAGCCTGGAACCGCTGCCCGACGGGTGCAGTCCCCCCGGCACCCCCCGCGAGTGGACCGCCGAGCTGACCCGCGTGCGCGGCGAGCTGGAGCGCCTCGGCCCAGTCAACGCCCGCGCCGAGGCCGACCATGCTGCCGAGGCGGCCGAGTTGGAGCGCCTCTCCGCCGAACTCGGGGATGCCGAGGCCGCCGCCGCCGAGTTGCAGGCCCACCTCACCGGGCTGGCGGGGGCCGAGGAGCAGGCCACCCGCGCGGCCTTTGGGCGCGTCAATACCGCCTTCCGGGAGTACTCCGCCGAACTGCTGGGGGGCCAGGGCGAACTGGAACCCGAGGAGGACGCCTCGGGCCGCCTGGCCGGGCTGCGCCTCGCCGTCCAACCCAAGGGCAAGCGCACCCGCTCCATGACCCTCCTCAGCGCGGGCGAGCGCACGATGGCGGGGCTGGGCTTTCTCTTCGCGCTGAACCACGCCGGGGGAGAGGGAGGGGCGGGCGGCCTGCCCCTCGCTGTGCTGGACGAGGTGGACGCGCCGCTGGACGAGGCGAATATCCGCCGCTTCACGGCCTTTCTGGAGCGCTTCTCCGCGCGGGGTGCCCAGTTCCTGCTCGTCACCCACCAGAAGGCCACGATGGAGGTCGCCCACGCGCTGTGGGGCGTGACCACCGACGCGTCCGGCTCAAGCCGAGTCCTGAGCATCCGCCAGGGGGACGAGGCGCCCGCGCGGTCCTCGGCCGTTTGA